The proteins below come from a single Pseudodesulfovibrio sp. JC047 genomic window:
- a CDS encoding 4Fe-4S dicluster domain-containing protein, with product MRKDKETAIGESKRFSRRGFLKTAGKTAGGLAAGIFYLKESGSLAFAARPDGCEVPPARYELRFDPSVCAGCAYCEVACAQYHAGDADPLASRNTFVLKPVLDFIGVSALSANVPGWPQDLARATFAEFSENDLCQQCASPECMDACPENAIYVDPKTGARVVKEELCVGCGDCEEACQFNMIKVNPHTDIATKCDLCGGDPQCVAWCPTHAITFHKI from the coding sequence ATGCGTAAAGACAAGGAAACGGCCATAGGGGAAAGCAAACGCTTTTCGCGGCGTGGCTTTTTGAAAACTGCGGGAAAGACTGCCGGTGGTCTGGCCGCGGGTATTTTTTATTTGAAGGAGTCCGGTTCATTGGCCTTTGCCGCACGCCCAGACGGGTGTGAAGTTCCCCCGGCCAGGTATGAACTCCGTTTTGACCCGTCCGTGTGTGCTGGCTGCGCGTATTGCGAAGTGGCCTGTGCGCAGTATCATGCCGGGGATGCCGATCCATTGGCCAGCCGGAACACGTTTGTGCTCAAGCCCGTGCTTGATTTCATCGGGGTCAGTGCGCTGTCTGCCAATGTTCCGGGATGGCCGCAGGATTTGGCCCGTGCGACGTTTGCCGAATTTTCGGAGAACGATCTGTGTCAGCAATGCGCGTCTCCCGAATGTATGGACGCTTGTCCGGAGAACGCGATCTATGTTGACCCGAAGACCGGCGCGCGCGTGGTCAAGGAAGAACTCTGTGTTGGCTGTGGTGACTGTGAAGAGGCCTGCCAGTTCAACATGATAAAGGTCAATCCACATACGGATATCGCGACCAAGTGTGACCTGTGCGGTGGTGATCCGCAATGTGTTGCCTGGTGTCCCACGCACGCCATTACCTTTCACAAGATTTAA
- a CDS encoding aldehyde ferredoxin oxidoreductase family protein → MTQEVYGNMGVILRVDLTTGSIEREDASKYNEKWLGGRCLGHYLLFNEVDVAKTDPLSPDNKVYIGTGALGATTFPSSGRTHATYLSPMNYSGWGDSNCGGHFGPALKRCGYDMLVISGKASKPVCLYIEDDEVRLESAADVWGKGTIDTQAELIHKYGEPTKLLCIGQAGENLIRYANVRTETTNSMGRCGMGAVFGSKNLKAVVAKGSKPVKLFKPKEFYKVTKQLRDELMDPKFGKVHSASYELMSKWGTPGITNLIGTTGMVPIRNWQRCGIDPKFDRLVRAWSEDHGTRREACFACPVHCHAAYAVKDGKYPTRGGGPEYETTTALGHKCDITDEKIVLKLNSMCNDYGLDTVETGAMFSTLMELMERELIDASFIDGLDLQFGNGDACVALMPKIVFRKGCGDKFADGPYRVAKALGEKALQSVYHQKGMCATGVETRSTIGSMLQFAVSPRGSHHLNGLPTAEWVNIPPVAVKVSGFKEGGDVRSYHPQAKARLVQYYENMFFLSDSLGICKFNFGHLGYWHDKVEDLDHMYDLICKSIYYASGIKYTTEDLFKIFERSNQIERATIVMRGIRRKDDQPNWKCLNKECPGEHPVGPIPLPPIDGVKYNKVLDAYYKERGWNQDGIPETKHLKELDLDFVAAKMNKALSV, encoded by the coding sequence ATGACACAAGAAGTATACGGTAATATGGGCGTCATCTTGCGTGTGGATCTGACCACCGGGTCGATCGAACGCGAGGATGCGTCCAAATATAATGAGAAATGGCTGGGTGGTCGGTGTTTGGGGCATTACCTGTTGTTCAATGAAGTGGATGTGGCCAAGACTGATCCGTTGTCACCGGACAACAAGGTCTATATTGGTACTGGCGCATTGGGGGCGACGACCTTTCCCAGTTCAGGCCGGACCCACGCCACGTATCTCTCACCCATGAACTACTCGGGGTGGGGCGATTCCAACTGTGGTGGACATTTTGGCCCGGCACTCAAGCGGTGTGGGTATGACATGCTCGTCATCAGCGGCAAGGCCAGCAAGCCGGTCTGTCTGTACATCGAGGACGACGAGGTTCGTTTGGAATCCGCAGCCGATGTTTGGGGCAAGGGGACCATTGATACCCAGGCGGAACTGATTCACAAATACGGCGAACCTACCAAACTGCTCTGTATCGGGCAGGCCGGTGAAAATCTGATTCGATATGCCAATGTCCGCACGGAAACCACCAACTCCATGGGACGATGCGGTATGGGCGCGGTCTTCGGGTCCAAGAATCTCAAGGCCGTGGTGGCCAAAGGGTCCAAGCCGGTCAAGCTGTTCAAGCCAAAGGAGTTTTACAAGGTCACCAAGCAGCTCCGTGATGAGTTGATGGACCCCAAATTTGGCAAGGTGCATAGTGCTAGCTATGAGCTGATGTCCAAGTGGGGTACGCCCGGTATTACCAATCTGATCGGCACCACGGGTATGGTCCCCATCCGCAACTGGCAGCGGTGCGGTATTGATCCCAAGTTCGACCGTCTGGTGCGGGCTTGGAGCGAGGATCACGGGACCCGTCGAGAAGCCTGTTTTGCCTGTCCTGTGCATTGTCACGCGGCCTATGCCGTCAAGGACGGCAAATATCCCACACGCGGTGGTGGACCTGAATATGAAACCACCACGGCCCTGGGCCACAAGTGTGACATTACCGATGAAAAAATCGTGCTCAAGCTCAATTCCATGTGCAATGACTATGGGTTGGACACTGTTGAAACCGGAGCCATGTTCTCCACGCTGATGGAATTGATGGAACGGGAGTTGATCGACGCGTCATTCATCGACGGGCTTGATTTGCAGTTTGGCAACGGAGACGCCTGCGTGGCATTGATGCCCAAGATCGTGTTCCGCAAGGGATGTGGCGACAAATTCGCTGACGGACCGTACCGTGTGGCCAAGGCGTTGGGCGAAAAGGCCCTGCAATCCGTGTATCATCAGAAGGGCATGTGTGCCACGGGTGTTGAAACCCGGTCCACCATCGGGTCCATGTTGCAGTTCGCGGTTTCGCCGCGCGGTTCGCACCATCTGAACGGACTGCCCACAGCGGAGTGGGTCAACATCCCGCCCGTGGCGGTCAAGGTGTCTGGATTCAAGGAAGGCGGTGATGTCCGGTCCTATCATCCTCAGGCCAAGGCCCGGCTGGTTCAGTATTATGAAAACATGTTCTTCTTGTCCGACAGTCTGGGTATCTGCAAGTTCAACTTCGGTCATCTCGGGTACTGGCACGACAAGGTCGAGGATCTGGACCACATGTACGATCTGATCTGCAAGTCCATCTATTATGCCTCTGGTATCAAATACACGACAGAGGATCTGTTCAAGATCTTTGAGCGGTCCAATCAGATCGAGCGAGCCACCATTGTGATGCGTGGAATCCGTCGCAAGGATGATCAGCCCAACTGGAAATGCCTGAACAAGGAATGTCCGGGCGAGCATCCGGTGGGACCGATTCCGTTGCCGCCGATTGATGGGGTGAAATACAACAAGGTTCTGGACGCCTATTACAAGGAACGCGGCTGGAACCAGGACGGTATCCCGGAGACAAAGCATCTCAAGGAACTCGACCTCGACTTCGTGGCTGCAAAAATGAACAAGGCACTCTCCGTTTAA
- the sppA gene encoding signal peptide peptidase SppA: MPIRCILALMLVILTIPACAPKLKIFASPATEPLKEFVVEGKGEGKIALIHLQGFISSQPRQEMLRAKPSPVQELVSALKLAEADAAVKGVVLTIDSPGGTTTGSDVIYHELMQFKERTGKRIVVAMMDVAASGGYYAALPADWILAHPTTITGSVGVVFIRPKLVGLMDKIGVDVEVSKSGNDKDMGSPFRPTTAEEKALFQAIIDDFAARFHTLVATHRSLSASAMNTVKTARVFTATQAQDIGLIDQVGYIQDAFAKARDLSGLPEDSRIVSYRRSVYPNDNPYNTLDSTTSAPMNLLGVDARFIMPPKAGFYYVWSQGLTH, translated from the coding sequence ATGCCTATCCGTTGCATTCTCGCACTCATGCTGGTGATTTTGACCATCCCGGCGTGTGCGCCCAAGCTGAAGATCTTCGCGTCTCCGGCCACTGAACCGCTCAAGGAATTTGTGGTCGAAGGAAAAGGCGAGGGGAAAATCGCCCTGATCCACCTTCAGGGATTTATTTCTTCGCAGCCCAGGCAGGAGATGCTCCGTGCCAAGCCAAGCCCGGTTCAGGAGTTGGTCAGCGCACTCAAGCTCGCCGAAGCAGACGCAGCGGTGAAAGGCGTGGTCCTGACCATTGATTCTCCCGGCGGTACCACCACCGGGTCCGATGTCATCTATCACGAACTCATGCAATTCAAGGAACGCACCGGCAAGAGAATCGTGGTCGCCATGATGGATGTGGCTGCCTCGGGAGGCTATTACGCCGCCCTTCCGGCAGACTGGATTCTGGCACACCCCACCACCATCACCGGCTCGGTGGGCGTGGTGTTCATCCGTCCCAAACTGGTCGGCCTCATGGACAAGATCGGCGTGGATGTCGAGGTCTCCAAATCCGGCAATGACAAGGATATGGGGTCGCCATTCCGTCCGACCACGGCAGAAGAAAAGGCACTGTTCCAGGCCATCATCGATGATTTCGCGGCCCGCTTCCACACACTGGTCGCCACACACCGCTCCCTGTCCGCGTCGGCCATGAATACCGTAAAAACCGCCCGGGTCTTTACCGCTACTCAGGCGCAGGACATCGGACTGATTGACCAAGTGGGCTACATTCAGGACGCCTTTGCCAAAGCCCGGGACCTTTCCGGATTGCCCGAAGACAGCCGGATTGTCAGCTATCGGCGCAGTGTCTATCCCAATGACAACCCGTATAACACGCTGGATTCGACCACATCGGCACCCATGAACCTGTTGGGGGTGGACGCCCGATTCATCATGCCGCCCAAGGCGGGGTTCTATTATGTCTGGTCCCAAGGGCTGACACACTAA
- a CDS encoding Gfo/Idh/MocA family oxidoreductase, translated as MLKYAMIGGGPSAFVGKVHRHALALNGHAKLVAGCFSRDLEKTRQLGAQLELAEDRLYATPEELSRLEAGDIDFAVVVTSNEAHYSNVKTCLENGIHVMCDKPFTHTSAQAEELVELARHKGLHLGVSYTYAGYPMVRQMREMIARGDIGAVRFINCEYPQGWLAELLETTGHMQAEWRTDPVRSGGTLSLGDVGSHIEYLVPHVTSLKVTRLAARLDSLVEGRLLDDNGTILTEYDSGARGMYWYSQAATGSVNGLKIRIFGETGGLEWFQENPEILHHMPLGKPTRTLRRGSPDLMPGAMAYSHTPAGHPEGWLLAFANIYTSFCETLIHGQAVDFPTGDDGLRGVRFMEACLESSKQDTAWISME; from the coding sequence ATGCTCAAATACGCAATGATAGGCGGTGGCCCGAGTGCCTTCGTCGGCAAAGTACACAGACACGCTCTGGCCTTGAACGGCCATGCCAAATTGGTAGCGGGCTGTTTTTCCCGAGATCTGGAAAAAACTCGGCAACTCGGTGCCCAATTGGAACTGGCGGAGGACCGGCTGTACGCCACGCCTGAGGAATTGTCCCGGCTCGAAGCGGGTGATATTGATTTCGCCGTGGTAGTCACCTCCAATGAGGCGCACTATTCCAACGTCAAGACGTGTCTGGAAAACGGCATTCATGTCATGTGCGACAAGCCGTTCACCCACACGTCCGCCCAGGCCGAAGAGCTGGTGGAACTCGCCCGGCACAAGGGCTTGCATCTGGGTGTATCATACACCTATGCCGGATACCCCATGGTCCGACAGATGCGGGAAATGATCGCCCGGGGCGACATCGGCGCGGTCCGATTCATCAACTGTGAATACCCACAAGGGTGGTTGGCGGAGCTGCTTGAAACCACCGGGCACATGCAGGCCGAATGGCGCACCGACCCGGTCAGGAGTGGCGGCACGCTCTCACTTGGCGATGTCGGATCACACATTGAATATCTCGTTCCGCACGTGACGAGCCTGAAGGTCACCCGGCTGGCCGCCCGACTCGACTCGCTGGTGGAAGGCCGTCTGCTTGATGACAACGGGACCATCCTGACCGAATACGACTCCGGCGCGCGCGGGATGTATTGGTATTCTCAGGCCGCAACCGGATCGGTCAACGGCTTGAAAATCCGCATTTTCGGCGAAACAGGCGGACTGGAATGGTTTCAGGAAAACCCGGAAATCCTCCACCACATGCCGCTGGGAAAACCAACCCGAACATTACGACGCGGCAGCCCGGACCTCATGCCCGGAGCCATGGCCTATTCGCACACCCCCGCCGGGCATCCTGAAGGATGGTTGCTGGCCTTTGCCAACATCTACACCTCTTTTTGCGAAACACTCATCCATGGACAGGCCGTTGATTTCCCCACAGGCGACGATGGACTGCGAGGCGTCCGTTTCATGGAAGCGTGTCTCGAAAGCTCCAAACAGGACACTGCCTGGATTTCAATGGAATAA
- a CDS encoding YraN family protein: protein MGFFTKRLSTQRIGSLGERAAARYLETKGYRVLERNWRYRQWELDLICRDRETVVFVEVKTRKAHSMSSPADGLTPAKQRRLVKAASHYLTQKDLWDAPCRFDLAAVTENGTSMDVDHCENAFDLSGMNI from the coding sequence ATGGGGTTCTTTACAAAACGTCTCTCAACACAGCGAATCGGTTCATTAGGTGAACGCGCAGCAGCTCGGTATCTGGAAACAAAGGGATACCGTGTGCTGGAACGAAATTGGCGGTATCGTCAGTGGGAGCTGGATCTTATTTGTCGGGATCGTGAGACCGTGGTTTTTGTGGAAGTGAAGACGCGAAAAGCGCACTCCATGTCTTCTCCCGCAGACGGACTGACACCCGCGAAACAGCGTCGATTGGTCAAGGCGGCCAGCCATTACCTGACGCAAAAAGATTTGTGGGACGCGCCCTGTCGATTTGATCTGGCCGCCGTGACAGAAAATGGAACGTCCATGGATGTGGACCATTGTGAAAACGCATTTGATCTCAGTGGAATGAATATATGA
- the rsmI gene encoding 16S rRNA (cytidine(1402)-2'-O)-methyltransferase: MTDTGTLWVIATPLGNVGDMSPRARHLLTESDVVLAEDTRRAGLLFKRLELEHHGRLVSFFEHNEDKRLPRVLELLDEGLDVALISDAGTPLLSDPGFTLVRACRDKGIRVSPVPGPSAPVVALSASGLPPLPYSFLGFPPRKKSHTEKFFKAHRETGATLVFFERKSRLKGTLSIAFEMLGDREFCVARELTKEYEEFIRGTLGSIASMDLDLRGELTVIIAPPTESGRTDEQTIVDLLEEERLDGGKPKEVARRVAERANGWTAKEVYAAMRQ; encoded by the coding sequence ATGACTGATACAGGAACGTTGTGGGTGATCGCTACCCCTCTGGGCAATGTTGGTGACATGTCGCCTCGTGCCCGTCATTTATTGACGGAATCAGACGTGGTGCTGGCCGAAGACACGCGCCGGGCCGGGCTGCTTTTCAAGCGACTTGAACTGGAGCACCATGGCCGACTGGTGTCTTTTTTCGAGCACAACGAAGACAAGCGGTTGCCCCGTGTGCTTGAGCTTTTGGATGAGGGGCTTGATGTGGCCCTGATTTCCGATGCCGGGACCCCGCTTTTGTCAGATCCTGGATTCACCTTGGTTCGTGCGTGTCGTGACAAGGGGATTCGTGTTTCTCCGGTGCCGGGACCGAGCGCGCCAGTGGTGGCGTTGTCTGCCAGTGGACTTCCGCCGCTGCCTTATTCCTTTCTCGGATTTCCGCCGCGTAAGAAAAGCCATACGGAAAAGTTTTTCAAGGCCCATCGGGAGACCGGAGCTACTTTGGTGTTTTTTGAACGAAAATCTCGCTTGAAAGGGACGTTGTCCATAGCTTTCGAGATGTTGGGTGATCGGGAATTCTGTGTGGCGCGTGAATTGACCAAGGAGTACGAAGAATTCATTCGAGGCACTCTCGGGTCGATTGCGTCCATGGATCTTGATCTGCGGGGAGAACTGACGGTTATCATCGCTCCGCCGACCGAGTCGGGGCGGACCGATGAACAGACCATTGTCGATCTGTTGGAAGAAGAGCGTCTTGATGGGGGAAAACCCAAGGAGGTGGCCCGGCGTGTCGCTGAACGGGCCAATGGCTGGACAGCCAAGGAAGTCTACGCAGCCATGCGGCAATGA
- the bioB gene encoding biotin synthase BioB — protein MSLQTLFRKVLDGYFLADAEIRYILALPDDRLNELLACAHAIRVARFGTKIGLCAIINAKSGTCSENCSFCAQSGHHGAESPEYPLLPAQDIAQAAAKAQAKGVTRFGIVASGKLVGGRDLAGFTEAVRDVAALGMMPDLSPGILEPAQLKALKKAGLKGYHHNLETSASFFPQMCTTHDYAEDVAAVRAGVEAGLHVCSGGIFGIGESWDDRVELALHLQSLGVQSVPINFLHPIKGTPLEGRSPLSPEEALKLVALYRFLLPDRALRICGGRLTVFGQARKAELLKAGTSGIMVGDYLTIKGGDVASDLEEIGRAGLQPETA, from the coding sequence ATGAGTTTGCAGACATTATTCCGTAAAGTCCTTGACGGGTACTTTCTTGCGGATGCCGAAATACGATATATTCTTGCCCTGCCCGACGACAGGTTGAACGAGCTGTTGGCCTGTGCCCATGCGATCAGGGTTGCCCGATTCGGCACAAAAATCGGGCTGTGCGCCATTATCAATGCCAAATCTGGTACCTGTTCCGAAAATTGTTCCTTTTGCGCCCAGTCTGGTCATCATGGTGCCGAAAGTCCTGAGTATCCGTTGCTGCCTGCACAGGATATTGCCCAGGCTGCGGCCAAGGCCCAGGCCAAGGGGGTGACCCGTTTTGGCATTGTGGCCAGCGGTAAATTGGTCGGGGGACGTGATCTGGCCGGGTTTACCGAAGCGGTCCGGGATGTGGCAGCACTCGGCATGATGCCGGATCTTTCACCGGGAATTCTCGAACCCGCCCAATTAAAAGCATTGAAAAAAGCTGGATTGAAAGGGTATCATCACAACTTGGAAACCTCGGCATCCTTTTTCCCGCAGATGTGTACGACCCATGACTATGCCGAGGACGTGGCCGCTGTTCGAGCCGGGGTTGAAGCCGGGCTGCATGTGTGCTCCGGGGGGATTTTTGGTATTGGGGAATCTTGGGATGACCGGGTGGAGCTGGCGTTGCATCTTCAATCATTGGGTGTGCAGTCCGTTCCCATCAACTTTTTGCATCCTATCAAGGGAACGCCGCTTGAAGGACGTTCGCCTCTTTCCCCAGAAGAAGCCCTCAAATTGGTGGCCCTGTATCGATTCCTGTTGCCGGACCGGGCATTGCGAATTTGCGGTGGGCGACTGACCGTTTTTGGACAGGCGCGCAAGGCTGAATTGTTGAAAGCCGGAACCAGTGGCATCATGGTTGGTGACTATTTGACGATCAAGGGTGGCGATGTGGCCTCCGATCTCGAGGAGATCGGCCGTGCCGGATTGCAGCCGGAAACAGCGTGA
- a CDS encoding biotin transporter BioY, whose translation MTDNSLTDLHQLVWTALLAALISVGAFLVVPIGPVPVSMQPFFIFLTGFILGPKRGVLAVGLYLLAGTIGLPVFSGGRSGLGHLFGPTGGYLFGFVLSAWLCGMGRKTSPNLHWAAGLLWGIGALLAVYGTGMTWLKFALDLSWQKAFIVGVVPFMPWDAIKIVAAVACCRYLIRLNLLPGGNEPT comes from the coding sequence ATGACAGATAATTCGCTCACCGATTTGCACCAGCTTGTCTGGACCGCGCTTTTGGCCGCACTTATCAGTGTTGGGGCCTTTCTCGTGGTTCCGATTGGGCCGGTGCCGGTGTCCATGCAGCCTTTTTTCATTTTTTTGACGGGATTCATCCTTGGTCCGAAACGGGGTGTGTTGGCGGTCGGTCTGTACCTGCTGGCGGGAACCATCGGACTGCCGGTCTTTTCCGGTGGTCGGTCCGGGCTTGGACATCTGTTTGGTCCGACTGGCGGCTATCTGTTCGGATTCGTGCTTTCGGCGTGGCTGTGTGGCATGGGGCGCAAGACCAGCCCGAATCTTCATTGGGCTGCCGGACTCCTCTGGGGAATAGGTGCCTTGCTGGCTGTCTATGGAACCGGAATGACCTGGTTGAAATTCGCTTTGGATTTAAGCTGGCAGAAGGCCTTCATCGTGGGTGTCGTTCCATTCATGCCCTGGGATGCCATCAAGATTGTGGCCGCAGTGGCCTGTTGCAGATATCTTATCCGACTGAACCTGTTACCGGGCGGCAACGAGCCAACATAA
- a CDS encoding PTS system mannose/fructose/sorbose family transporter subunit IID codes for MHVKGFPLHTDSRSMAFVRSFMRSYLAGAGFNTRGMQNIGLMYAMQPGLESIHSDPKALRVALKRYVRHYQSHPFWTPCLVGILLNVEQSIASEHFPPKMLAKVKDTTAYSLSAIGDSVFAGSLLIFWAMVSICLLLSGFLHLAFAVGLFFFIALQAFRIYTFSAGVRQGFKFLERLKRWDLINWGRRIKYANAGLLLWLWALVWPQPYRWWEVLLGVSALLLFGRFVRTGLLSRVCAVAVFVGLVDLFSWINETGWTEFGL; via the coding sequence ATGCACGTCAAGGGATTCCCTCTTCATACCGATTCTCGTTCCATGGCGTTCGTGCGCAGTTTCATGCGGTCCTATCTGGCTGGAGCGGGTTTCAATACGCGAGGGATGCAGAATATCGGGCTGATGTATGCCATGCAACCCGGGCTTGAATCGATTCATTCAGATCCCAAAGCCCTTCGGGTGGCCCTGAAACGGTATGTTCGCCATTATCAATCGCATCCTTTCTGGACCCCGTGTCTCGTGGGTATTCTGCTCAATGTCGAACAGTCCATCGCCTCGGAGCATTTCCCGCCAAAAATGCTCGCCAAGGTCAAGGATACCACCGCTTATTCGTTGTCGGCCATCGGGGATTCCGTCTTTGCCGGGAGTCTGCTCATTTTTTGGGCCATGGTATCCATCTGCCTGTTGCTCAGCGGTTTCTTGCACCTTGCCTTTGCCGTCGGCCTGTTCTTTTTCATCGCATTGCAGGCCTTTCGCATCTACACGTTTAGTGCTGGTGTTCGTCAGGGATTCAAATTTCTGGAACGGCTCAAACGGTGGGATCTCATCAACTGGGGACGCCGGATAAAATACGCCAATGCGGGCCTGTTGCTGTGGTTATGGGCCCTTGTCTGGCCACAGCCGTATCGATGGTGGGAAGTTCTGCTCGGTGTCAGCGCACTGTTGCTTTTCGGACGGTTTGTCCGGACCGGCCTGCTGTCCAGAGTGTGTGCCGTTGCGGTGTTTGTCGGCCTTGTTGATCTCTTTTCCTGGATAAATGAAACCGGGTGGACGGAATTTGGCTTGTGA
- a CDS encoding HPr family phosphocarrier protein has translation MTDESASTDANPGESLSRQVIVASENGLHARPAGRLAQVAQSFESSIVLVRDDQEVDAKSILDILTLAAEPGHVLELRATGGDAEAALIRLEQLFKNKFEV, from the coding sequence ATGACGGACGAAAGCGCATCAACAGACGCCAATCCTGGGGAGAGTCTTTCTCGACAAGTGATTGTTGCCAGCGAGAACGGGTTACATGCCCGGCCCGCAGGCAGGCTTGCGCAGGTCGCGCAGTCCTTTGAGTCCTCCATTGTTCTGGTCCGAGATGATCAGGAAGTGGATGCCAAATCCATCCTCGACATTCTGACCCTGGCCGCAGAACCGGGCCATGTGCTTGAATTGCGGGCCACAGGCGGCGATGCCGAAGCAGCCCTTATCCGGCTTGAACAACTGTTCAAAAACAAATTCGAGGTCTAA
- the ptsP gene encoding phosphoenolpyruvate--protein phosphotransferase: MADATISGIPVATGIAIGKAYFVNRNHMAHLPRQTVAASLMPQEIARLKDAFASVEAELTTIREQVPEELKTHGSLIDTHLMMLKDPKLVNTAEGYITSLGLNAAWALEKSVADQEAAFESISDTYIRERMQDVRVVADRVQTKLMGVETDLTTISGRAIIMAHDLTPADTVELQVDKIMAFATVRGGKTSHTGIMARSLAIPALVGVDKLEDAVRDGDLVIIDGLAGKIIVNPTEAELEDYNERAAKFETYSRKIKRQCHLPAETFDGSRVQVFSNIELVEEVTSALDNGGEGVGLYRTEYAYLNRIELPTEEELTEKYIDLASIMYPRKVVFRTLDLGSDKFIAAFGELNEANPAMGLRAIRFCLKNPQLFKTQLRAILRASAYGNVSMMFPMISGVKEVRQAKAWLAQARAELRREGVKYDPDMPVGIMIELPAAVLIAEFLAHEVDFFSIGTNDLIQYSIGVDRTNRHVSYLYQPLHPATLRAIKLVVDAAHQAGIEVSLCGEVASDPFCIPILLGMGIDSISMTPQAIPGIKRIIRQINMHDCRLLLKDVLECRTVSRINNLVMDNIFKHFPEEVSFFSSLLENDELPS, encoded by the coding sequence ATGGCAGACGCGACTATCTCCGGCATACCCGTCGCCACAGGCATTGCCATCGGCAAGGCCTATTTTGTCAACCGAAATCATATGGCGCATCTGCCTCGACAGACGGTGGCGGCTTCACTGATGCCGCAGGAAATAGCGCGGCTCAAGGATGCCTTTGCTTCGGTTGAGGCAGAATTGACGACCATTCGGGAGCAGGTGCCCGAGGAGTTGAAAACCCACGGCTCGCTCATTGATACCCATCTCATGATGCTCAAGGACCCGAAGTTGGTCAACACGGCGGAAGGCTATATCACGTCGCTTGGTCTCAATGCGGCCTGGGCCTTGGAAAAATCCGTGGCCGATCAGGAAGCGGCCTTCGAGTCCATCAGTGACACGTACATTCGGGAACGAATGCAGGATGTGCGCGTGGTGGCCGATCGGGTGCAGACAAAGCTCATGGGCGTTGAAACGGACCTGACCACCATTTCCGGCCGGGCCATCATCATGGCTCACGACCTGACCCCGGCAGACACGGTCGAATTGCAGGTGGACAAGATCATGGCCTTTGCCACGGTCCGGGGCGGCAAAACGTCGCACACCGGCATCATGGCGCGTTCTCTGGCCATTCCGGCACTGGTCGGTGTGGACAAACTCGAAGATGCGGTTCGTGACGGTGATCTGGTCATCATTGACGGTCTGGCCGGGAAAATTATCGTCAATCCGACGGAAGCCGAGCTGGAAGATTACAACGAACGGGCCGCGAAGTTCGAGACGTATTCCCGAAAAATCAAGCGGCAATGTCATCTTCCAGCAGAAACTTTTGATGGTTCTCGGGTGCAGGTCTTTTCCAATATCGAATTGGTGGAAGAGGTCACTTCGGCACTGGATAATGGCGGGGAAGGTGTGGGGTTGTATCGCACGGAATATGCGTATCTCAATCGGATAGAGCTTCCCACCGAAGAGGAACTGACCGAAAAATATATCGATCTCGCGTCCATCATGTATCCGCGCAAGGTGGTCTTTCGAACCCTTGATCTCGGGTCGGATAAATTTATCGCTGCCTTTGGTGAATTGAATGAAGCCAATCCCGCCATGGGGTTGCGGGCCATCCGTTTTTGCCTGAAGAATCCCCAGTTGTTCAAGACGCAGCTTCGGGCGATCCTTCGTGCTTCGGCCTATGGCAATGTTTCCATGATGTTTCCCATGATTTCAGGGGTCAAGGAAGTGCGTCAGGCCAAGGCATGGCTGGCGCAAGCCCGGGCAGAACTGCGTCGGGAAGGGGTGAAGTACGACCCGGATATGCCTGTTGGAATCATGATTGAGCTGCCGGCTGCGGTGTTGATTGCCGAATTCCTGGCGCATGAAGTGGATTTCTTTTCCATCGGCACCAATGATCTGATTCAGTATTCCATTGGCGTGGATCGGACCAACCGGCATGTCTCCTACTTGTACCAGCCGTTGCATCCGGCAACCCTGCGCGCTATCAAGCTGGTGGTTGACGCGGCCCATCAGGCTGGCATAGAGGTGTCTCTGTGTGGTGAGGTGGCGTCTGATCCGTTTTGCATCCCCATCCTTCTTGGTATGGGAATCGATTCCATCTCCATGACACCGCAAGCCATTCCGGGCATCAAGCGGATTATCCGGCAGATCAACATGCACGATTGTCGGCTTTTATTGAAAGATGTGTTGGAGTGCCGCACGGTCAGCCGTATCAATAATTTGGTAATGGACAATATTTTCAAACACTTTCCAGAGGAAGTCTCCTTTTTCTCATCCCTGCTGGAAAATGACGAGCTGCCTTCATAG